A genomic region of Bubalus kerabau isolate K-KA32 ecotype Philippines breed swamp buffalo chromosome 10, PCC_UOA_SB_1v2, whole genome shotgun sequence contains the following coding sequences:
- the SLC35F4 gene encoding solute carrier family 35 member F4 isoform X7, translating to MAITGIVMMAYADNFHADSIIGVAFAVGSASTSALYKVLFKMFLGSANFGEAAHFVSTLGFFNLIFISFTPVILYFTKVEHWSSFAALPWGCLCGMAGLWLAFNILVNVGVVLTYPILISIGTVLSVPGNAAVDLLKQEVIFNVVRLAATIIICIGFLLMLLPEEWDEITLRFINSLKEKKSEEHVDDITDSSVHLRSRSRANGTVSIPLA from the exons ATGGCAATCACTGGCATCGTGATGATGGCGTATGCAGATAACTTCCATGCCGATTCCATCATAGGAGTGGCATTTGCAGTGGGCTCAGCCTCAACATCTGCACTGTATAAG GTTTTGTTTAAGATGTTTCTTGGAAGTGCTAACTTTGGTGAGGCAGCACACTTTGTCTCCACGTTgggtttcttcaatttaatcttCATCTCCTTCACCCCAGTCATCCTGTATTTCACCAAGGTGGAGCACTGGTCCTCATTTGCAGCTCTGCCATGGGGCTGTCTCTGCGGGATGGCAGGGCTCTGGCTGG CCTTCAACATCCTGGTGAATGTAGGTGTGGTGCTGACCTACCCAATCCTCATCTCCATCGGGACAGTGCTCAGCGTTCCTGGAAATGCAG CTGTGGATCTCCTGAAGCAGGAGGTAATATTCAATGTCGTCCGCCTGGCTGCTACCATCATCATCTGCATTGGGTTTCTGCTGATGCTGTTGCCTGAGGAGTGGGACGAAATTACCCTGAGATTCATCAACAGCCTGAAGGAAAAGAAGAGTGAGGAGCAcgtggatgacatcactgattccaGTGTCCACCTGCGAAGCAGAAGCAGGGCCAATGGGACTGTGTCCATACCACTGGCTTAA